A single genomic interval of Salinarchaeum sp. IM2453 harbors:
- a CDS encoding chemotaxis protein CheW has protein sequence MTATDTQSIEDEGELQIVEFYLGDQAYCVAIDQVFELVDMQSLTKIPDSDPRVMGIVDLRGETTRVIDPREPLEVESDGPQRRILIFDDGDGKQGDVGWVVDQVTEVRTIKGEHVEDKTTGDFVQGLIKDGDDFILWVDVEAVNNV, from the coding sequence ATGACCGCAACTGATACACAATCAATTGAAGACGAAGGTGAGCTTCAGATCGTTGAATTCTATCTTGGCGATCAGGCATACTGCGTTGCAATTGATCAAGTCTTTGAGCTGGTCGATATGCAGTCACTGACAAAGATTCCGGATTCTGATCCCCGAGTGATGGGCATCGTTGATCTACGGGGGGAAACAACACGGGTAATCGATCCACGTGAACCACTTGAGGTCGAATCTGACGGCCCACAGCGTCGAATACTAATTTTTGATGACGGAGACGGAAAACAAGGCGATGTTGGATGGGTTGTCGATCAGGTAACGGAAGTACGGACAATCAAGGGCGAACACGTAGAAGACAAAACAACGGGCGATTTTGTTCAAGGATTGATCAAAGACGGTGATGACTTTATCCTCTGGGTTGACGTCGAAGCCGTCAACAACGTCTAG
- the mce gene encoding methylmalonyl-CoA epimerase produces the protein MQIDHVGIATADAADLGALYTDLFDATVVHEETFNDMQVVFLDFGNATLELLEPLSDNGTIASYLDRNGSGIHHLAVETESVQDALDQARDLDIRCIDEEPRPGAWGHDVAFLHPKDTGGVLIEFVEH, from the coding sequence ATGCAGATCGATCACGTAGGTATCGCGACAGCGGACGCAGCTGATCTTGGTGCATTATACACAGACCTATTTGACGCCACTGTCGTTCACGAAGAGACGTTTAACGACATGCAAGTTGTTTTTCTTGACTTTGGCAATGCAACGCTTGAGTTGCTTGAGCCGCTTTCGGATAATGGTACCATAGCCTCGTACCTTGATCGAAACGGCTCTGGCATTCATCATTTGGCTGTTGAAACTGAATCTGTGCAGGATGCATTAGATCAGGCTCGTGATCTGGACATCCGCTGTATTGATGAGGAACCTCGTCCGGGTGCTTGGGGACACGATGTAGCGTTCTTACATCCAAAAGACACTGGCGGTGTGCTTATTGAGTTTGTTGAGCACTAG
- a CDS encoding methylmalonyl-CoA mutase, whose protein sequence is MFDADELEEIRDAKQQWDEETLSPTLERFGERKESFDTDTGGQTLERLYTPDDIADLDYLDDLGFPGEEPYTRGAYSTMHRGRLWTMRQYAGMGTAAETNERFQYLLDQGQTGLSMAFDLPTQMGHDSDHAMSTGEVGKSGVAIDTLDDFERVFQGIPLDEVSTSMTINAPASILLAMYIAVGDKQGVDREKLRGTIQNDILKEYIARNLHIYPPESSMRLITDIFEFCAEETPNFNTISISGYHIREAGATAAQEIAFTLADGIAYVEAAVEAGLDVDDFAPQLSFFFAAHNNILEEVAKFRAARRLWYQIMDERFDADNPASKQLKFHTQTAGSTLTAQQIENNIVRVAYQALAAVLGGTQSLHTNGKDEALSIPTEESVRTALRTQQILAHESGVADTIDPLAGSYTIEALTAEVEEEAKEMIDAIDNRGGMVKAIEEGWVQQQIQDVAFERQQEIESGERIIVGVNEFEIEEKDDDVRLEEVSEEEERRQKEQLQEFKDERDSEAVEESLNTLEDGAKGDANLMPLIIDAVKAGATVGEISDTLRDVFGEYHGGGI, encoded by the coding sequence ATGTTCGATGCTGATGAATTAGAGGAAATACGTGATGCCAAACAGCAGTGGGATGAGGAGACGCTTTCGCCAACGCTTGAGCGGTTCGGCGAGCGAAAGGAATCGTTCGACACCGATACCGGTGGACAGACTTTGGAGCGGTTGTATACGCCTGATGATATCGCCGATCTTGACTATCTCGATGATCTTGGATTCCCAGGTGAAGAACCGTACACGCGAGGGGCGTATTCGACGATGCACCGTGGTCGACTCTGGACGATGCGCCAGTATGCCGGGATGGGAACTGCAGCGGAAACAAACGAACGTTTCCAGTACCTGCTTGATCAGGGCCAAACTGGCCTTTCAATGGCATTTGACCTTCCAACACAGATGGGCCATGACTCGGATCATGCGATGTCTACTGGTGAAGTTGGTAAATCCGGTGTTGCAATTGATACCTTAGATGACTTCGAACGGGTTTTCCAGGGGATCCCACTCGATGAAGTCTCCACCAGTATGACGATTAACGCTCCGGCTTCGATTTTACTGGCAATGTACATTGCAGTCGGCGACAAGCAGGGAGTTGATCGTGAGAAACTCCGCGGGACAATTCAGAATGACATCCTCAAAGAGTATATCGCCCGGAATCTCCACATTTACCCACCTGAGTCGTCAATGCGACTTATCACTGATATCTTTGAGTTCTGTGCTGAAGAGACTCCAAATTTCAATACAATCTCGATTTCTGGATATCATATCCGTGAGGCAGGAGCAACAGCGGCCCAAGAGATTGCTTTCACACTCGCAGACGGGATTGCCTACGTTGAGGCAGCCGTTGAGGCCGGTTTGGATGTGGATGACTTTGCTCCACAGCTGTCATTCTTCTTTGCAGCCCATAACAACATTCTTGAGGAGGTTGCCAAGTTCCGTGCTGCCCGCCGACTTTGGTACCAGATCATGGACGAGCGGTTTGACGCAGACAATCCGGCTTCAAAACAACTGAAATTCCACACCCAGACAGCCGGATCAACACTGACTGCACAACAGATTGAGAATAATATTGTCCGTGTTGCCTATCAAGCGCTTGCAGCCGTCCTTGGTGGTACCCAAAGTCTCCACACAAACGGTAAAGACGAAGCACTCTCAATCCCAACTGAAGAGTCTGTCCGTACTGCCCTGCGAACACAGCAGATTCTCGCACATGAGTCTGGTGTTGCTGATACAATTGATCCGCTTGCTGGTTCATATACGATTGAAGCATTGACTGCCGAAGTCGAGGAGGAGGCAAAAGAGATGATTGATGCGATCGACAACCGCGGTGGTATGGTCAAGGCAATCGAAGAAGGGTGGGTACAACAGCAGATCCAAGATGTTGCGTTTGAACGACAGCAAGAAATCGAGAGTGGTGAGCGCATTATTGTTGGCGTCAATGAATTCGAGATCGAGGAAAAAGACGATGATGTTCGACTTGAGGAAGTTTCAGAAGAAGAAGAGCGTCGGCAGAAAGAGCAGCTTCAAGAATTCAAAGACGAACGTGACAGTGAGGCTGTCGAAGAAAGCCTCAATACACTTGAGGACGGTGCAAAGGGAGACGCCAACCTTATGCCATTGATCATTGATGCTGTCAAAGCCGGCGCCACAGTTGGTGAGATTAGTGATACGCTTCGTGATGTGTTCGGTGAATACCACGGAGGGGGAATCTAA
- a CDS encoding GNAT family N-acetyltransferase, with protein MYVRDAKSQEEVWLLDWIRDLDLEADSPQVDDFVVAVDETTNTKAGFGRLREHVTDEETFCEITSVGVLPGWRSKGVGAHIVERLLALASDDMFEQAYVFSEDPEYFIQFGFTPISTGDLPDALESRLSEVREQHSDAISLRIDVDAFEMPDRLRERFKQAAVERRQQQRESMKDEMVEDFGIDTDDASYKYDI; from the coding sequence ATGTACGTTCGTGATGCTAAATCTCAGGAAGAGGTGTGGTTGCTTGATTGGATTCGTGACTTGGATTTAGAAGCAGACTCACCACAAGTCGATGATTTTGTCGTTGCCGTAGATGAAACGACAAACACAAAAGCCGGGTTTGGACGCCTTCGTGAACACGTAACTGATGAAGAGACTTTCTGTGAGATCACCTCTGTTGGCGTGTTACCTGGTTGGCGGTCGAAAGGTGTTGGTGCACACATTGTTGAACGGCTACTGGCACTAGCAAGTGATGATATGTTTGAGCAGGCGTACGTATTTTCCGAGGACCCAGAGTATTTCATTCAGTTTGGATTCACACCGATTTCGACAGGCGATCTCCCAGACGCGCTTGAGAGTCGACTCTCCGAGGTCCGAGAACAACACTCTGACGCGATTTCTCTGCGAATTGATGTTGACGCATTTGAGATGCCAGATCGGCTCCGCGAACGGTTCAAACAGGCAGCAGTTGAACGCCGACAGCAACAACGCGAGTCAATGAAAGATGAGATGGTCGAGGACTTCGGTATCGACACTGACGATGCCAGCTACAAGTACGACATCTAG
- the dnaJ gene encoding molecular chaperone DnaJ yields the protein MSKDFYEILGVSSDASEDEIKQAFREKAREYHPDVSDDPDAEEKFKKIQQAKEVLTDEEKRQIYDQVGHERFQQAQKHGGFDQGAGGAGAGRGGAGARQDPFDGFGGVEDIFDQFFGGGGRGGSNRGRDLRTELTIDLEQAYHGTEKEVTIRRPEQCDVCDGAGHPPDADVRTCPECNGRGQVRQVQRTPLGQVQQTRQCPRCDGRGEIYDENCSNCGGDGTVRNRATLTVEVPEGIRDGQTLRMEGEGAAGEQGAGSGDLLIDVSIRDHEDFERDGDDLHYQQAISFPQAVFGDTIQISTFDGDVELEIPSGTQSGETLRLRNKGMPRLRGRGSGDLFVTVQVVTPGSLNEEQREALKDYAEAGGEEVEVEQGFFDRIRNSL from the coding sequence ATGAGCAAGGATTTTTACGAGATTCTCGGTGTAAGTTCGGATGCGTCTGAGGATGAGATTAAGCAGGCATTCCGTGAGAAAGCCCGCGAATATCATCCGGATGTCAGCGATGATCCCGATGCTGAAGAGAAATTCAAGAAGATTCAGCAAGCGAAAGAAGTCCTAACTGACGAAGAGAAGCGCCAAATCTACGACCAAGTTGGACACGAACGATTTCAGCAGGCACAGAAGCACGGTGGATTTGACCAAGGTGCTGGCGGTGCCGGTGCAGGCCGTGGTGGTGCTGGTGCTCGACAGGATCCATTCGATGGCTTTGGTGGCGTTGAAGACATATTTGATCAGTTCTTCGGCGGTGGTGGTCGTGGCGGATCAAACCGTGGTCGCGACCTTCGTACGGAACTCACTATTGATCTTGAGCAGGCATATCACGGGACAGAAAAAGAAGTCACAATTCGCCGCCCAGAACAATGTGATGTCTGTGATGGAGCTGGTCATCCACCTGATGCCGATGTCCGAACGTGTCCTGAATGTAATGGCCGCGGTCAAGTCCGTCAGGTCCAACGAACGCCACTCGGACAGGTTCAACAGACTCGGCAGTGCCCACGTTGTGATGGACGTGGTGAAATTTATGACGAAAACTGTAGTAACTGTGGCGGGGATGGTACCGTTCGCAACCGAGCAACACTGACCGTTGAAGTTCCAGAGGGTATTCGCGATGGTCAGACACTTCGCATGGAGGGCGAAGGCGCTGCAGGTGAACAGGGGGCTGGAAGCGGTGATCTGCTAATTGACGTTTCAATCCGTGATCACGAAGACTTCGAACGTGATGGCGATGACCTACACTACCAGCAGGCAATTTCGTTCCCACAAGCCGTGTTTGGTGATACGATCCAGATCTCAACCTTTGACGGTGATGTTGAGCTAGAGATTCCTTCTGGGACACAGAGTGGTGAAACGCTCCGCCTTCGGAACAAGGGTATGCCTCGTCTCCGTGGTCGGGGTAGTGGTGATTTGTTTGTCACTGTGCAGGTAGTTACTCCAGGCTCGCTCAACGAAGAGCAGCGTGAAGCACTCAAAGACTACGCCGAGGCTGGTGGAGAAGAAGTTGAGGTCGAGCAGGGGTTCTTTGACCGAATTCGAAATTCACTGTAA
- the dnaK gene encoding molecular chaperone DnaK: MASEKILGIDLGTTNSAFAVMEGGDPEIIVNSEGDRTTPSAVAFSDDGERLIGKPAKNQAVQNPERTIQSIKRHMGEEDYTVEIDDSEYTPEEISAMILQKIKRDAEDYLGDEIEKAVITVPAYFNDRQRQATQNAGEIAGFEVERIVNEPTAASMAYGLDEEQDQTVLVYDLGGGTFDVSVLELGGGVYEVVATNGDNDLGGDDWDEAVIDYLADNFEDEHGIDLRDDRQALQRLKDAAEEAKIELSSRKETEINLPFITATDDGPVHLEESLTRATFESLTEDLIERTVGPTEQALSDAGYDTSDVDEVILVGGSTRMPQVQEKVEELAGQEPQKNVNPDEAVALGAAIQGGVLAGDVDDIVLLDVTPLSLGVEVQGGLFERLIERNTTIPTEESKIFTTAQDNQTSVQIRVFQGEREIAEENELLGEFMLTGIPPAPAGTPQIEVTFALDENGIVNVSAEDKGSGTEESITIEGGAGLSDEEIEEMKQEAEEHAEEDQRRRERIEARNEAESAVRRAETLIDENEDDLEADLIEDIEAEIENVEAVLEDEDAELEEIESATEDLTEALQEIGKQMYQGAAEGAAGAGAGAAGAGAAGAAGAGAGPGAGAGPGAGADMGDVAGDDDEEYVDADFEDVDEDDDNN, from the coding sequence ATGGCAAGTGAGAAGATTCTCGGCATCGATCTCGGAACGACGAACAGCGCATTTGCGGTTATGGAAGGTGGTGACCCAGAAATTATTGTCAATAGTGAGGGTGACCGCACTACTCCATCGGCTGTTGCATTCTCCGACGATGGCGAGCGGCTAATCGGAAAACCAGCGAAGAATCAGGCCGTTCAGAATCCAGAACGGACAATTCAGTCGATCAAGCGACACATGGGTGAGGAGGATTATACCGTTGAGATCGATGATAGTGAATATACTCCAGAAGAGATCTCGGCGATGATCCTCCAGAAGATCAAGCGAGATGCTGAAGACTATCTTGGCGACGAGATTGAGAAAGCTGTTATTACTGTTCCAGCGTACTTCAACGACCGGCAACGGCAAGCAACGCAAAATGCCGGCGAAATTGCTGGCTTTGAGGTTGAACGGATCGTCAACGAGCCTACCGCTGCTTCAATGGCATACGGTCTGGATGAAGAACAGGATCAGACTGTTCTTGTTTATGACCTTGGTGGCGGAACGTTCGACGTTTCCGTCCTTGAACTCGGTGGCGGTGTCTATGAGGTTGTTGCGACAAACGGTGATAATGACCTTGGTGGCGACGACTGGGACGAGGCAGTCATCGACTATCTCGCCGATAACTTTGAAGACGAACACGGTATTGACCTCCGTGATGATCGACAGGCACTCCAGCGACTGAAAGATGCCGCTGAGGAGGCCAAGATTGAGCTTTCAAGCCGTAAGGAGACGGAGATTAACCTCCCATTCATTACGGCTACTGATGATGGCCCAGTCCACCTTGAGGAATCACTCACTCGAGCGACCTTTGAGTCTCTTACCGAGGACTTGATTGAACGGACCGTTGGCCCAACGGAACAGGCACTTTCGGATGCCGGCTATGATACCAGCGACGTTGATGAAGTGATCCTCGTTGGTGGGTCAACCCGAATGCCGCAGGTTCAGGAAAAAGTTGAAGAACTCGCCGGCCAGGAACCACAGAAGAATGTCAACCCAGACGAGGCAGTCGCACTTGGTGCGGCAATTCAGGGTGGTGTTCTTGCTGGCGATGTTGACGACATTGTCCTTCTTGATGTTACGCCACTCTCCCTTGGTGTGGAAGTGCAGGGCGGTCTCTTCGAGCGCCTCATCGAGCGTAACACGACAATTCCAACCGAAGAGTCAAAGATCTTCACAACAGCGCAGGACAACCAGACATCAGTTCAGATTCGCGTCTTCCAAGGCGAGCGAGAAATTGCTGAAGAGAACGAGCTTCTCGGCGAGTTCATGCTGACGGGTATTCCACCGGCTCCAGCCGGAACACCGCAGATTGAAGTTACATTCGCACTTGACGAAAACGGTATTGTCAACGTCTCCGCGGAAGACAAAGGATCTGGAACCGAAGAGTCGATCACGATCGAAGGCGGTGCAGGCCTTTCCGATGAAGAAATTGAAGAGATGAAACAAGAAGCCGAAGAACATGCTGAAGAAGATCAGCGTCGTCGTGAACGAATTGAAGCACGTAACGAGGCAGAGTCAGCTGTTCGCCGTGCTGAGACGCTGATTGATGAGAATGAAGACGATCTCGAGGCTGATCTCATCGAAGATATTGAGGCTGAGATCGAAAACGTCGAAGCTGTCCTCGAGGATGAAGATGCTGAGCTTGAAGAAATCGAATCTGCAACTGAAGACCTAACTGAAGCACTTCAGGAAATTGGTAAGCAGATGTACCAAGGTGCCGCTGAAGGAGCTGCCGGTGCCGGTGCAGGTGCTGCTGGTGCAGGCGCTGCTGGTGCCGCTGGTGCTGGCGCTGGTCCGGGTGCTGGAGCAGGCCCAGGTGCAGGTGCTGATATGGGTGATGTTGCTGGTGATGATGACGAAGAATATGTTGATGCAGACTTCGAAGACGTTGACGAAGACGACGACAACAACTAA
- the grpE gene encoding nucleotide exchange factor GrpE — MSDDQEVVDLDSEPTIDIDILADAVEEHDDELAADLRTYTDKQDAQIQNLQDTVEDQAEEIVSLEEEVDELQSKLKRKQADFQNYKKRQQREQERIQTRVTKELIDRFLSVRDDLERAIEADHDDIDDIREGIRMTLQSFDRVLDAEDVTEINPDAGEDTDPHRHEVMMRVDADQPAGTVVDVYQPGYQLSEDDIIRPAQVTVSTGEPDDSSDESGE; from the coding sequence ATGAGCGACGATCAGGAAGTGGTTGATTTAGACTCTGAGCCAACAATTGATATTGACATTCTTGCTGATGCAGTCGAAGAACATGATGACGAGTTAGCAGCTGACCTTCGGACATATACTGATAAGCAAGATGCACAGATTCAGAATCTCCAGGATACCGTCGAAGACCAAGCCGAAGAAATTGTGTCGCTTGAAGAGGAGGTTGACGAGCTCCAATCAAAGCTCAAACGTAAACAGGCAGACTTCCAGAACTACAAGAAGCGTCAACAGCGCGAACAAGAGCGGATTCAAACACGGGTTACCAAAGAGCTTATTGACCGATTCCTGTCGGTTCGTGACGACCTAGAACGGGCTATTGAAGCCGATCATGACGATATCGATGATATTCGTGAAGGTATCCGTATGACACTTCAGTCATTTGATCGCGTGCTTGATGCTGAGGATGTCACTGAGATTAATCCGGATGCTGGCGAGGACACTGATCCTCACCGCCATGAGGTCATGATGCGTGTTGATGCTGATCAGCCAGCCGGAACTGTCGTTGACGTGTACCAACCCGGCTACCAACTCAGCGAAGATGATATTATTCGACCTGCACAGGTTACTGTCAGTACTGGCGAACCCGATGATTCAAGCGACGAAAGCGGCGAATAA
- a CDS encoding DASS family sodium-coupled anion symporter, with protein MHPRTYYTTLKEHISAFWAYLWYLHAQTKAYLRFDAPAILDDLSIVSKEERKVAERVFADGGRDKDPAEIASNMDNNSAGSPGGSPDGSGGSSSGDDDEDEKRAEVQDDETSSFDVGGEYDTRQKVGFVLGPALFLLIFLFPSPEGLAYEAQTTAAITAWVAAWWMSEAIPIPATSILPIVLFPVTGALPVAETTPSYAHPLIFLFMGGFFLAMAMQRWGLHRRIALRIIKAVGTTPSRLILGFMLATAFLSMWISNTATVMMMVPIALAVIYQTADLVKQTDMSIPTGTGEFRFGVALMLCIAYGASVGGVATLIGTPPNIIFAGQAGELFGETISFYEWMLYGVPIAAVGIVMVYVYVSRLAMKPQFESLPVGIDTIDRQLKELGDMSRQELMVLIVFAGMAVSWIGVSLIDEASFVLLGIDFDAIPIPDDADTIVAIGGAMVLFTIPTKTSDGGHTFLLNWTHAVKIPWGVILLFGGGLAIANAFGETGLAVWIGDQLSVLEGTGMLIIILVVVTMTVFLTEVTSNTATTAMLMPILAGVAIGISVHPYGLMIGAATAASFAFMLPVATPPNAIVFGSGYITIPQMAKVGIGLNILGIILVLAIVLTWLPVAWGIELAELPATFEEAFGND; from the coding sequence ATGCATCCACGTACCTACTATACGACGCTGAAAGAACATATCTCCGCGTTTTGGGCGTATCTATGGTACTTACATGCCCAAACGAAGGCGTACCTTCGATTTGATGCGCCGGCGATCCTCGATGATCTGTCGATTGTCTCAAAAGAGGAGCGCAAAGTCGCTGAGCGGGTCTTTGCTGACGGTGGTCGTGATAAAGACCCAGCGGAGATTGCATCGAATATGGACAACAATTCGGCTGGATCCCCTGGCGGCTCCCCCGATGGGTCTGGTGGTTCTTCCAGTGGTGATGACGATGAGGACGAGAAACGGGCAGAAGTACAGGACGATGAGACCTCATCATTTGATGTTGGTGGCGAATATGATACGCGACAGAAAGTTGGATTTGTGCTCGGACCAGCGTTGTTCCTGTTGATTTTTCTGTTCCCGTCTCCCGAGGGCCTGGCATATGAAGCACAGACAACGGCGGCCATCACTGCGTGGGTTGCAGCATGGTGGATGTCTGAAGCGATCCCGATCCCAGCAACGAGTATTCTTCCGATCGTTCTGTTCCCAGTAACAGGGGCGTTACCTGTTGCTGAAACGACGCCCTCGTATGCTCATCCACTGATCTTCCTCTTTATGGGTGGGTTCTTCTTGGCAATGGCAATGCAACGCTGGGGGTTACACCGCCGTATTGCCCTACGAATCATCAAGGCTGTTGGAACCACTCCTTCACGACTTATTCTGGGTTTCATGCTCGCAACAGCATTCCTCTCAATGTGGATCTCAAATACGGCGACGGTAATGATGATGGTTCCAATCGCACTCGCAGTTATTTATCAAACCGCTGATCTGGTCAAACAAACTGATATGTCGATTCCAACAGGAACGGGTGAGTTCCGCTTTGGTGTCGCGCTTATGCTCTGTATTGCATATGGCGCGTCCGTTGGCGGTGTTGCAACACTAATCGGCACCCCACCAAATATTATCTTCGCTGGTCAAGCAGGCGAACTCTTTGGTGAAACAATCTCTTTCTATGAATGGATGCTCTATGGGGTCCCAATTGCTGCAGTTGGCATTGTAATGGTGTATGTATATGTTTCCCGACTTGCTATGAAGCCACAGTTTGAATCCCTCCCTGTCGGAATTGATACGATTGACCGACAACTCAAAGAACTCGGAGACATGTCCAGACAGGAACTGATGGTGCTTATTGTGTTTGCCGGGATGGCAGTTTCTTGGATCGGTGTCAGTCTAATCGATGAAGCAAGCTTTGTGCTTCTCGGCATCGACTTTGATGCAATCCCAATCCCTGATGATGCAGACACAATTGTTGCAATCGGTGGTGCGATGGTGTTGTTCACCATTCCAACCAAAACCAGTGATGGCGGCCATACGTTCCTATTAAACTGGACACATGCTGTAAAGATTCCATGGGGTGTTATCCTCCTGTTCGGCGGTGGTCTTGCCATCGCGAACGCGTTCGGTGAGACCGGTCTTGCAGTCTGGATTGGCGACCAGCTCTCAGTGCTTGAAGGCACTGGAATGCTTATCATTATCTTGGTTGTCGTTACGATGACTGTCTTCCTGACCGAAGTCACGTCGAATACTGCAACAACAGCCATGCTGATGCCAATCCTTGCTGGCGTCGCAATCGGAATTAGCGTTCACCCGTACGGATTGATGATTGGCGCTGCAACTGCTGCCTCATTCGCGTTTATGCTCCCGGTTGCTACGCCTCCAAATGCGATTGTCTTCGGTAGTGGTTATATTACTATTCCACAAATGGCAAAAGTTGGAATTGGACTCAATATCCTCGGGATCATCCTCGTGTTAGCTATTGTCCTCACGTGGCTTCCTGTCGCTTGGGGGATTGAACTGGCCGAATTACCGGCCACGTTCGAAGAAGCGTTTGGGAACGACTGA
- a CDS encoding universal stress protein produces the protein MYNILVPIDTNESRASLQVDAILDLPVDPDDIEVTLLHVFESEVPDTIWIAGGYSDEIEEELDDPPLPSAVEHAHKKLADAGISSSVEGRSGDPAEEILSVAEEIDCDSIFMGARRQSPIGKVIFGNVAQAVLLDSTYPVMVISEE, from the coding sequence ATGTACAATATTTTGGTTCCGATTGATACCAATGAGAGCCGAGCGTCGCTGCAGGTTGATGCTATCCTCGATCTTCCAGTTGATCCTGATGACATCGAGGTCACACTCTTACACGTCTTTGAGTCAGAAGTCCCTGACACCATCTGGATTGCAGGCGGCTATTCCGATGAAATTGAAGAAGAGTTAGATGATCCACCGCTTCCATCAGCAGTCGAACATGCACATAAAAAACTCGCCGACGCTGGAATCTCCTCTTCTGTTGAAGGCAGATCCGGTGACCCTGCAGAAGAAATTCTCAGCGTTGCTGAGGAAATTGACTGTGATAGCATCTTCATGGGTGCTCGCCGACAGTCTCCAATCGGGAAGGTAATCTTTGGCAACGTGGCCCAAGCTGTATTGCTGGATAGTACTTATCCTGTGATGGTAATCTCTGAAGAATAA
- a CDS encoding universal stress protein, translating into MTLLVPFDGTELAEAALQRADEFSDLLGEEVIVLSVVPKDAQYARGHGWLDVNEEFDTDLVCTRLEEQAKAIATDITFRCEHPADRDERASMTTNVIRTIRDVASDIDPSILFIGSENAGQVATPITSVGSPVSEDPRYDVHIVRHPVAEDEE; encoded by the coding sequence ATGACATTACTTGTTCCATTTGACGGTACTGAACTTGCAGAAGCAGCATTGCAGCGGGCAGATGAGTTTTCCGACCTACTTGGGGAGGAAGTGATCGTTCTGTCGGTGGTGCCAAAAGATGCACAATATGCCCGTGGCCATGGCTGGCTTGATGTTAACGAAGAGTTTGATACGGATCTCGTCTGTACACGACTCGAAGAACAAGCCAAGGCCATTGCAACAGATATCACATTCCGTTGTGAGCATCCAGCGGATCGGGACGAACGAGCATCAATGACAACCAACGTAATTCGGACCATTCGTGATGTTGCCAGCGATATTGACCCATCGATTTTATTCATCGGTAGTGAAAACGCTGGACAGGTTGCAACCCCAATCACAAGCGTTGGATCGCCTGTTTCAGAAGATCCACGCTACGATGTGCATATTGTTCGGCATCCGGTTGCAGAAGACGAAGAATAG
- a CDS encoding RsmB/NOP family class I SAM-dependent RNA methyltransferase, giving the protein MEALERYRSIIDDFDAFMEACNRPLPAVIRTNTIKATPQQVQTVLDQQEITYEQVAWNNRLFRLSDVSAGSVLPSFLGWTHGQEEVSAIPAQVLDPDPETVVFDSCAAPGSKTTQLAALMDDRGRVVANDNNLGRLSALRFNSERLGVTNLAVTHSDARNFSLKPFDFEQFDSALVDVPCSCEGTIRKNPDAIDDWSLDQVTGIAGVQKGVLRRAVQATRPGGRVVYSTCTFAPEENEAVLDHVLANEPCRIVEQELPINHTHGITEWEDQEYDPAVQQAARIYPHHNDTGGFFCATLEVTA; this is encoded by the coding sequence ATGGAGGCACTCGAACGGTATCGATCGATTATCGACGACTTTGATGCGTTTATGGAGGCCTGCAACCGGCCACTTCCTGCTGTAATCAGAACAAACACAATCAAAGCGACACCACAGCAGGTACAAACTGTCTTGGATCAACAGGAGATTACATACGAACAGGTTGCTTGGAACAACAGACTGTTCCGACTTTCCGACGTTAGTGCTGGATCAGTCCTCCCATCTTTTCTTGGCTGGACACACGGACAAGAAGAAGTCTCAGCAATTCCAGCACAGGTTCTTGATCCTGACCCGGAAACGGTTGTCTTTGACAGCTGTGCTGCTCCAGGAAGCAAGACAACACAACTGGCAGCACTGATGGACGACCGTGGCCGAGTCGTTGCTAATGATAACAATCTTGGTCGACTCTCGGCACTTCGTTTTAATTCCGAGCGACTTGGTGTTACCAATCTCGCTGTAACACACTCTGATGCACGGAACTTCTCGTTAAAGCCGTTTGACTTTGAGCAGTTTGATAGTGCTCTTGTCGATGTCCCTTGCTCATGTGAGGGAACTATTCGGAAGAACCCTGACGCGATTGATGATTGGAGTCTTGATCAGGTAACCGGAATTGCTGGTGTGCAAAAAGGCGTGTTACGCCGTGCTGTACAGGCAACCCGTCCCGGTGGTCGCGTTGTTTACTCAACATGTACCTTCGCTCCAGAGGAAAACGAAGCTGTTCTTGATCATGTTCTTGCCAACGAGCCATGTCGGATTGTCGAGCAAGAACTTCCAATTAACCATACACACGGGATTACAGAATGGGAAGATCAAGAGTATGATCCGGCTGTCCAACAGGCCGCCCGGATTTACCCACATCATAATGATACTGGTGGCTTTTTCTGTGCCACACTGGAGGTGACAGCATGA